One part of the Populus alba chromosome 18, ASM523922v2, whole genome shotgun sequence genome encodes these proteins:
- the LOC118039555 gene encoding mannosyl-oligosaccharide 1,2-alpha-mannosidase MNS1 produces the protein MGKKSSSNSTSLSIFNPKYYLKKPQQLVLVIFGFISLVLLVSDRQNLTSDHQEEVLRLNEELARLKLQLEDFNVRVKWSAGLDSADISKDDDDDPVSVERREKVKEAMLHAWTSYEKYAWGHDELQPQTRNGVDSFGSLGATLVDSLDTLFIMGLHEQFQRAKEWVANSLDFNKDYVASVFETTIRVVGGLLSAYDLSGDKIFLEKAKDIADRLLPAWNSPSGIPYNRINLAHGSAHNFGWTGGNSILADSGTEQLEFIALSQRTKDPKYQEKVEKVVKELQKTFPADGLLPIYINPRSGTAAYSTITFGAMGDSFYEYLLKVWIQGNKTEAVKHYREMWETSMKGLQSLVRKTTPSSFTYICEKNGNFLSDKMDELACFAPGMLALGSKGYGSGEAEKILSLAEELAWTCYNFYQLTPTKLAGENYYFHPGQDMNVGTSWNILRPETVESLFYLWRITGNKTYQEWGWNIFQAFEKNSRLETGYVGLKDVNSGIKDNMMQSFFLAETLKYLYLLFSPTSVISLDEWVFNTEAHPLRIVTRGDLHQENFQVDRQQKLPIHFRGRKEGRLGYN, from the exons atgggaaaaaaatctTCTTCAAATTCCACTTCTTTATCAATATTTAATCCAAAATACTACCTCAAGAAACCCCAACAACTTGTTCTAGTCATTTTTGGATTTATCTCTCTAGTTTTGCTTGTTTCTGACCGTCAAAATCTTACCAGTGACCACCAAGAAGAGGTTTTGAGATTGAATGAAGAATTGGCACGGCTAAAATTGCAGCTTGAAGATTTTAATGTAAGGGTTAAATGGTCAGCAGGTCTGGACAGTGCAGACATTagcaaagatgatgatgatgatcctGTTAGTgttgaaagaagagagaaagtcaAAGAAGCTATGCTTCATGCTTGGACTTCTTATGAGAAGTATGCTTGGGGCCATGATGAACTTCAG CCACAAACAAGGAATGGAGTTGATAGCTTTGGTAGTCTTGGAGCAACTCTAGTGGATTCTCTTGATACATTATTTATAATGGGTCTTCATGAGCAGTTTCAAAGAGCCAAAGA GTGGGTTGCGAACTCATTGGATTTCAACAAGGATTATGTGGCTAGTGTCTTTGAGACAACCATAAG GGTTGTTGGAGGGCTTCTCAGTGCTTATGATCTTTCTGGCGAcaaaatttttcttgaaaaggcTAAAGATATTGCAGATAGATTGCTGCCTGCATGGAATTCTCCTTCAGGAATTCCCTATAACAGAATTAATTTAGCGCATGGGAGTGCACACAACTTTGGGTGGACTGGG GGAAACAGTATCCTGGCAGATTCTGGAACAGAGCAGCTTGAATTCATTGCTTTATCTCAAAGAACAAAAGACCCAAAATATCAGGAGAAG GTAGAGAAAGTCGTAAAAGAGCTTCAGAAAACCTTTCCAGCTGATGGTTTACTTCCCATATATATTAATCCTCGCTCTGGAACAGCTGCTTACTCAACAATAACATTTGGTGCCATGGGGGATAG CTTTTATGAGTATTTACTCAAGGTGTGGATACAAGGGAACAAAACAGAAGCTGTGAAGCACTATAG AGAAATGTGGGAGACATCGATGAAAGGTCTCCAAAGCTTAGTTCGGAAAACAACCCCATCATCCTTCACATACATTTGCGAGAAGAATGGAAATTTTTTATCTGACAAG ATGGATGAATTGGCATGCTTTGCTCCTGGCATGTTGGCTTTAGGATCTAAAGGTTATGGCTCTGGTGAAGCCGAAAAGATTTTATCACTTGCAGAAGAG CTTGCATGGACTTGTTATAATTTCTACCAGTTGACACCTACAAAACTGGCTGGAGAGAACTATTACTTTCACCCTGGACAG GACATGAATGTTGGCACTTCATGGAACATTTTGAGGCCTGAGACAGTTGAGTCGCTGTTTTACCTGTGGCGTATCACTGGAAACAAGACATACCAAGAATGGGGTTGGAATATTTTTCAAGCATTCGAAAAGAACTCCCGCTTAGAGACTGGATATGTTGGTCTTAAGGAT GTGAACTCAGGTATCAAAGATAACATGATGCAGAGTTTCTTCCTTGCCGAGACGCTCAAGTATCTGTACCTCCTATTTTCACCTACATCTGTCATCTCTCTGGATGAATGGGTATTCAACACAGAAGCACACCCTCTGAGAATTGTGACTCGTGGTGATCTTCATCAGGAGAATTTCCAAGTTGACAGACAACAAAAGTTACCAATTCATTTTCGTGGTAGAAAGGAGGGTCGACTAGGATACAATTAG
- the LOC118039554 gene encoding protein At-4/1, protein MAATIDEEINSLLSSFDHIYEDFKNGITEIQTLRSNLNAEIKKTEALEFTCKSINQENERLRKLYTGSLNNLAEELERRTKCVSLNEELKRLRDELINKEDEHKTAVELLKKDYTTKVGDLEDQIRGFLLGKETNEATVTHLRQDLAAHKAHMQTLANRLDRVAFEVESKYHLELQDLKDCLMVEQEEKNELNKKLQGLEKELLISKTKRVEQQQDLASSRLVETLKQKIMKLRKENEILKRKLSHSEEG, encoded by the exons ATGGCGGCAACGATCGACGAAGAAATCAATTCGCTTCTCTCTTCCTTCGATCACATTTACGAG gATTTCAAGAACGGTATCACGGAAATTCAAACTCTGAGATCAAATTTGAATGCAGAGATTAAGAAAACAGAAGCACTCGAGTTCACTTGCAAATCTATTAATCAAG AAAATGAGAGACTTAGGAAGCTGTACACAGGATCTTTGAACAATCTAGCTGAAGAG CTTGAGCGCCGTACGAAATGTGTAAGCTTGAATGAGGAGCTAAAAAGATTGAGAGATGAGCTGATTAATAAAGAGGAT GAGCATAAAACGGCAGTGGAATTGCTTAAGAAAGACTACACGACTAAGGTTGGAGATTTAGAGGACCAAATCAG AGGATTTCTACTTGGGAAGGAAACAAATGAAGCAACTGTGACTCACCTCCGCCAAGATTTAGCAGCGCATAAAGCTCATATGCAAACTCTAGCAAACAGGTTGGACCGTGTAGCTTTCGAGGTGGAATCAAAAT ATCATCTTGAGCTTCAGGATCTGAAGGATTGCCTCATGGttgaacaagaagagaaaaatgagttgaatAAGAAACTCCAGGGTTTGGAAAAGGAAT TGCTGATAAGCAAAACAAAGCGGGTTGAACAGCAGCAAGATTTGGCTTCCAGTCGACTTGTTGAAACACTAAAACAGAAGATTATGAAACTGAGAAAGGAGAATGAGATCCTGAAAAGGAAGCTTTCCCATTCAGAGGAGGGCTAA
- the LOC118039584 gene encoding putative multidrug resistance protein: MGETLTERFREAFFEKILTFEIEWFDQENNSSGALCARLATDAVMMRTLVTDRLSLLTQAVSSATLAVVLAFMLSWRLALVAIALEPGVIAAIYLREMSMRIMSKKTLKAQSASSALASEAVGNHKIITAFGSQEKVVKLYDRSQVSSGKESNSQSWYAGTINGGIEFKQVYFIYPARPKQIILRGVDLKIEASKIVALVGRSGSGKATTIRLIERFYDTLSGSIEVDGINIMCSNLRASRSHIALVSQEQTLFAGTRRDNIAYAKEKATEVEIVVTQFWIHQIFLNII; encoded by the coding sequence ATGGGAGAGACATTGACTGAAAGATTCAGGGAggcattttttgaaaaaatcttaacatttgagattgaatggttCGATCAAGAAAACAACAGCAGTGGGGCTCTATGTGCAAGATTGGCCACAGACGCGGTAATGATGAGAACTCTTGTCACGGATCGCTTGTCATTGCTGACTCAGGCAGTTTCATCAGCAACTTTAGCTGTTGTCTTAGCTTTTATGTTGTCATGGAGACTTGCACTTGTAGCTATCGCCCTGGAACCTGGAGTCATTGCTGCCATCTATCTTAGAGAAATGTCAATGCGAATAATGTCTAAGAAAACTCTCAAAGCACAGAGCGCAAGTAGTGCACTGGCTAGTGAGGCTGTCGGAAACCACAAAATAATCACAGCATTTGGCTCTCAGGAAAAGGTTGTGAAACTATATGACCGTTCACAAGTAAGCTCTGGGAAAGAAAGCAATAGCCAATCTTGGTATGCAGGAACAATTAATGGAGGAATAGAGTTTAAGCAGGTGTATTTCATCTACCCAGCAAGACCAAAACAGATAATTCTGAGGGGAGTGGACCTAAAAATTGAAGCTTCAAAGATTGTTGCACTGGTTGGAAGAAGTGGGTCTGGAAAAGCCACCACCATCAGATTAATTGAGAGATTCTATGACACATTGAGCGGTTCAATTGAAGTTGATGGAATCAACATCATGTGCTCTAACCTAAGGGCTTCGAGGTCACATATAGCATTGGTAAGCCAAGAACAAACTCTTTTCGCAGGAACAAGACGCGATAACATTGCATATGCAAAAGAGAAAGCAACTGAAGTAGagattgttgtaacccaattttggattcaccaaattttcttgaatataatataa